One segment of Stappia sp. 28M-7 DNA contains the following:
- a CDS encoding CoA ester lyase has product MTHPNETTEKVDRITLPLFVPGDRPERFAKAVAAGADAVFVDLEDAVAPDAKEAARAGLAEALAPLVGAASILVRVNASGTPWHAADLAACAGIAGLAGVVLPKAETAADCAGVAEATGLPVIALVESARGLANAGEVAGASARMAFGSIDLAADLGMAHEREVLRPARFALAMAARLAGQSGPIDGVTTALKDEDLITSDCRHAVEMGFAGKLIIHPAQIAPARRGFAPSEAECEWAQRVLAAVEGGAAAVAVDGAMVDAPVIIKARQILARASSAAG; this is encoded by the coding sequence ATGACACATCCCAACGAGACGACCGAGAAGGTCGACCGCATCACCCTGCCGCTCTTCGTGCCCGGCGACCGGCCGGAGCGTTTCGCCAAGGCGGTCGCCGCTGGCGCCGATGCGGTTTTCGTCGATCTGGAGGACGCGGTGGCGCCGGACGCCAAGGAGGCCGCGCGCGCCGGTCTCGCCGAGGCGCTGGCCCCGCTGGTCGGCGCGGCGAGCATCCTGGTGCGCGTCAATGCCAGCGGCACGCCCTGGCACGCGGCGGACCTTGCCGCCTGCGCCGGCATTGCCGGCCTTGCCGGCGTCGTCCTGCCCAAGGCGGAGACGGCGGCCGATTGCGCCGGCGTTGCGGAGGCCACCGGCCTGCCGGTGATCGCCCTGGTGGAAAGCGCCCGCGGCCTTGCCAATGCGGGTGAGGTCGCCGGCGCCAGCGCCCGGATGGCCTTCGGCTCCATCGATCTTGCCGCCGATCTCGGCATGGCGCATGAGCGCGAGGTGCTGCGCCCGGCCCGCTTCGCGCTGGCGATGGCCGCGCGCCTTGCCGGCCAGTCCGGCCCCATCGACGGGGTGACGACCGCGCTCAAGGACGAGGACCTGATCACCTCCGACTGCCGCCATGCGGTGGAAATGGGATTTGCCGGCAAGCTGATCATCCATCCGGCGCAGATCGCCCCGGCGCGGCGGGGTTTCGCGCCGTCTGAGGCCGAGTGCGAGTGGGCGCAGCGGGTGCTTGCGGCCGTGGAAGGGGGCGCTGCGGCAGTCGCCGTCGACGGCGCGATGGTCGATGCGCCGGTGATCATCAAGGCCCGGCAGATCCTGGCGCGGGCGAGTTCCGCCGCCGGCTGA
- a CDS encoding SDR family oxidoreductase, giving the protein MRLQGKTTLVTGAASGFGKGIAETYVREGAKVAIVDLNEDGAKAVAAELGDAAIAIKCDVSKAEDVAAAVAKTCDAFGSLDIVVNNAGWTNPNRPLMETDEATFRKIYDINVLSIFHMTKTCVPVWREQGAGVMINVGSTAGIRPRPGLTWYNSSKGAVNLMTRSLAVELAPDKIRVNGIAPVMGVTGLLEQFMGMPDTPENRAKFLATIPLGRLSQPRDIANAALYLASDEADFITGVILEVDGGRTI; this is encoded by the coding sequence ATGCGACTTCAAGGAAAGACCACTCTCGTCACGGGCGCTGCCTCCGGCTTCGGCAAGGGCATCGCCGAGACCTATGTGCGCGAAGGCGCCAAGGTGGCGATCGTCGACCTGAACGAGGACGGCGCCAAGGCCGTGGCCGCCGAGCTCGGCGATGCAGCCATCGCCATCAAGTGCGACGTCTCCAAGGCCGAGGACGTGGCGGCGGCCGTGGCGAAGACCTGCGATGCCTTCGGCTCGCTCGACATCGTCGTCAACAATGCCGGCTGGACCAACCCGAACCGTCCGCTGATGGAGACGGACGAGGCGACCTTCCGCAAGATCTACGACATCAACGTGCTGTCGATCTTCCACATGACCAAGACCTGCGTGCCGGTGTGGCGCGAGCAGGGCGCCGGCGTGATGATCAATGTCGGCTCGACCGCCGGCATCCGTCCGCGCCCGGGCCTGACCTGGTACAACTCGTCGAAGGGCGCGGTGAACCTGATGACCCGCAGCCTTGCCGTCGAGCTGGCGCCCGACAAGATCCGCGTCAACGGCATCGCCCCGGTGATGGGCGTCACCGGCCTGCTGGAGCAGTTCATGGGCATGCCGGACACGCCGGAGAACCGGGCGAAGTTCCTGGCGACCATCCCGCTCGGCCGCCTGTCGCAGCCGCGCGACATCGCCAATGCCGCGCTCTACCTCGCCTCGGACGAAGCCGACTTCATCACCGGCGTCATCCTCGAGGTCGATGGCGGCCGCACCATCTGA